The following are encoded in a window of Sinomonas cyclohexanicum genomic DNA:
- the narI gene encoding respiratory nitrate reductase subunit gamma, protein MDVLLWGVAPYLMVLILVGGSIWRYRYDQFGWTTRSSQLYESRLLRIGSPVFHYGLVFVIAGHFVGLVIPKTWTEAVGVTEGLYHALALSVGLIAGVSTLLGIVLLIIRRRTTGPVFMATTRNDKAMYIFLVGAIALGVWTTLVSVTQPTSHAFDYRETVSPWFRSLFVFQPDVASMAAAPWEFQLHTIVGMILFAIWPFTRLVHALTAPFHYLFRPYIVYRTRDEGPAPGAREVRRGWETTGTRDRDRRG, encoded by the coding sequence ATGGACGTCCTGCTCTGGGGCGTCGCCCCATACCTCATGGTGCTGATCCTGGTCGGGGGGAGCATCTGGCGGTACCGCTATGACCAGTTCGGATGGACCACCCGTTCGTCGCAGCTGTACGAGTCCAGGCTCCTGCGGATCGGCTCTCCGGTGTTCCACTACGGGCTCGTGTTCGTCATCGCAGGCCACTTCGTGGGCCTCGTCATCCCGAAGACGTGGACCGAGGCCGTCGGGGTCACAGAGGGGCTGTACCACGCCCTCGCGCTCTCCGTGGGTCTCATTGCGGGCGTCTCCACCCTGCTGGGAATCGTGCTGCTCATCATCCGGCGCCGCACCACCGGTCCGGTGTTCATGGCCACCACGCGCAACGACAAGGCGATGTACATCTTCCTTGTCGGCGCCATTGCCCTCGGGGTGTGGACCACGCTCGTGAGCGTCACCCAGCCGACCTCGCACGCCTTCGACTATCGCGAGACGGTGAGCCCGTGGTTCCGCTCGCTCTTCGTGTTCCAGCCTGACGTCGCATCGATGGCGGCAGCTCCGTGGGAGTTCCAGCTCCACACCATCGTGGGCATGATCCTGTTCGCTATCTGGCCGTTCACGCGCCTTGTGCACGCCCTCACGGCCCCGTTCCACTACCTGTTCCGCCCGTACATCGTCTACCGCACCCGCGACGAGGGACCGGCCCCCGGTGCCCGCGAGGTCCGCCGCGGCTGGGAGACCACCGGTACCCGTGACCGGGACCGCCGAGGATAG
- a CDS encoding MFS transporter, which produces MSTPDPTPRPTAAPAANTTAARPGAARNLTLATLASVVGFWGWTVIAPLGTRYAHDLGLNAAQTGALVAMPVLVGALGRVPVGVLTDKFGGRRLLILILVVTAPLVLLVALAGSLKSYALLLVVGFFLGVAGTVFTAGIPFSAAWYPKARQGFATGIFGMGMGGTALSAFLTPRFVTWFGYWPTHVIIAVLLLVMAAVVFFFMRESPTWTPVASGSFGKLLNAAKMPVTWQLCFLYAVVFGGFVSFSTYLPTYLRDIYNFDLTSAGTRTAGFALAAVIARPIGGIIADRIGSKPVVIVSLTGVAVLAFVVNLQPSGEVATGLTFLAMAAALGLGTGGVFAWLGKQAPPGTVGAVTGVVSAAGGLGGYFPPLVMGATYNAAQHSYAIGLLLLVATALLALVLAIFMGRRKAAG; this is translated from the coding sequence GTGAGCACACCCGATCCGACCCCCCGACCCACCGCCGCCCCGGCGGCCAATACCACCGCGGCCCGGCCCGGCGCGGCACGGAACCTGACCTTGGCCACGTTGGCCTCCGTAGTGGGCTTCTGGGGCTGGACGGTCATCGCGCCCCTCGGCACGCGCTATGCGCACGACCTGGGACTCAACGCAGCGCAGACGGGAGCGCTCGTCGCGATGCCCGTGCTCGTCGGCGCCCTCGGACGAGTACCCGTGGGCGTGCTGACCGACAAGTTCGGCGGCAGGCGCCTCCTGATCCTCATCCTCGTGGTGACGGCGCCGCTCGTCCTGCTCGTCGCGCTCGCCGGCAGCCTGAAGTCCTACGCCCTCCTGCTCGTGGTCGGGTTCTTCCTCGGCGTCGCGGGCACGGTGTTCACCGCGGGCATCCCGTTCTCGGCCGCGTGGTACCCGAAGGCCCGGCAGGGGTTCGCGACAGGCATCTTCGGGATGGGCATGGGCGGCACCGCCCTCTCGGCGTTCCTCACGCCGCGGTTTGTCACGTGGTTCGGCTATTGGCCCACGCACGTCATCATCGCCGTCCTGCTTCTGGTCATGGCGGCGGTCGTGTTCTTCTTCATGCGCGAGTCGCCCACGTGGACGCCGGTGGCCTCGGGCAGCTTCGGCAAGCTGTTGAACGCCGCGAAGATGCCCGTGACGTGGCAGCTGTGCTTCCTCTACGCCGTGGTGTTCGGCGGCTTCGTCTCGTTCAGCACGTACCTGCCCACCTACTTGAGGGACATCTACAACTTCGACCTCACCTCGGCGGGCACGCGCACCGCGGGCTTCGCACTTGCCGCCGTCATCGCCCGGCCGATCGGCGGGATCATCGCGGACCGGATCGGGTCGAAGCCGGTGGTCATCGTCTCGCTCACGGGCGTCGCGGTCCTCGCCTTCGTCGTGAACCTCCAACCATCGGGCGAGGTGGCCACGGGCCTGACCTTCCTGGCCATGGCCGCCGCGCTCGGACTGGGCACCGGCGGCGTGTTCGCGTGGCTCGGCAAGCAGGCCCCTCCCGGGACCGTCGGTGCGGTCACCGGTGTGGTCAGCGCCGCCGGCGGCCTGGGCGGCTACTTCCCGCCGCTCGTCATGGGCGCCACGTACAACGCCGCGCAGCACTCGTACGCGATCGGGCTGCTGCTCCTCGTGGCCACCGCCCTCCTAGCGCTCGTCCTGGCGATCTTCATGGGCCGCAGGAAGGCAGCGGGGTAG